The following DNA comes from Candidatus Woesearchaeota archaeon.
AGATTGACAACCAGGAATTCAGCGTATCAGGCGATTTCTCAGACGCCCTTGCAAAGAAGGTTGAGGAGATAATCCGGGAATCATGCATCCGCGCAAGGGAGAACAGCAGGAGAACAGTTATGGCGAGGG
Coding sequences within:
- a CDS encoding DUF1931 domain-containing protein, which translates into the protein MGEIIIKSRVKDFAKIDNQEFSVSGDFSDALAKKVEEIIRESCIRARENSRRTVMARDL